A region of Toxorhynchites rutilus septentrionalis strain SRP chromosome 1, ASM2978413v1, whole genome shotgun sequence DNA encodes the following proteins:
- the LOC129778959 gene encoding transcription elongation factor SPT6 isoform X3: MADFLDSEAEESEQEEEELDQHERKRLKKMKAVSDSEEEEDDDEDRLREELKDLIDDNPIEEDDDSGSDSDAPGGGNKKRKQSDDEDEIDDRLEDDDYDLIEENLGVKVERKRFKRLKKITDEGSDDDEPVDDGLNREVIAEQLFEGSGDEVSITARESLRTIFNVYRFLQQDDEHQSERESNRDLQFNNTENPDDDEEEESDADDFIVGDDGVPISDKRKKKKHIFTDASLQEGQDIFGVDFDYEEFEKYDDDEYEDETEVDDEYEEDGGEQSEERSKRPKKQARKRTSKKTIFDIFEPSELKRGHFTDLDNEIRKTDIPERMQLRDVPITPVAEGSNELEEEAEWIYQQAFCKPPVSNQENYSRKSSSAVPKIKQALDFMRNQHLEVPFIAFYRKEYVQPDLNINDLWKVYKYDAKWCQLTSRKNNLLKLFENMRNYQLDKIMEKPDDPIPDTMRVIKDEDIDRLRSAQSPEELKDVHNHFLLYYAHEIPVMQEQIKRKEHERIRREKLEARRKALENSEEDVEGIDLENLEIEEEPYQEEAVKLKIDSGPYAMCRKGGLCGLAKRFGLTPEQFAENVRDSYQRHEVEQEATDPSSVATEYVNNRFTTVEDVLHAGKFMVARQIAKEPLLRKYVRELYYERAKLSVRPTKQGMKEIDENHACYSMKYLKDKPVREFTGDQFLKLCIAQDDKLLTITISERIEGSQASVEFIDEVKAMYQKDEFSKNVQEWNTLRAECVELAFTKMVLPDLRRELQSILLEESKDAVLKICCRKLYNWIKVAPYSPAFEVDDDDYDWETSRGIRVMGVAYVPDYTQSAFAAIINPDGEVMDYLRIPHLMKRKNAFRQDEKELKEGDLQSMTDFIRNKKPHVIVIGGESKEALMVQKDFQECIKNLREEQQFPEIAVEIMDNELAKIYSNSNKGTGDFREYPLLLRQAISLARRMQDPLIEFSQLCTADEEILCLRYHNLQDQLTKEDLLENLYLEFINRTNEVGLDINLTVQNSITINLVQFICGLGPRKGQALVKVLKQTNQRLENRTQLVTACHMGPKVFINCSGFIKIDTNSLGDSTEAYVEVLDGSRVHPETYEWARKMAVDALEYDDEDANPAGALEEILESPERLKDLDLDAFAVELERQGFGNKSITLYDIRAELNSRYKDLRTPYRSPTAEELFDYLTKETPETLYVGRITLATVIGISHRKPQGEQLDQANPVRNDETGLWQCPFCMQSEFPELSEVWNHFDAGECPGQATGVRLRFDNGLSGFIHIKNISDKHVKNPEERVQNGQTIHVRITKIDVERFALDCSSKSSDLADKNNEWRPRKDAFYDQEAEDKDNKKESDSKKQQQRQQYIKRVIVHPSFHNISYAEALKIMEQLDQGEVIVRPSSKGSDHLTATWKVTKDIYQHIDVREEGKENVFSLGQSLWIGNEEFEDLDEIIARYINPMASYVRDLLNYKYYKDTNGGMRDKAEEILKEEKKKNPNKIHYVISVAKNYPGKFLLSYLPRTKFKHEYVTVTPEGFRFRQENFDSVNSLLKWFKEHFRDPIPSATPSSTPRGSASVSRTPYSGSPMFNDSKSSTGVPYSVNSGSQSGGRTPRYGYTPGDFGSSSNYVTTPYTPSGQTPYMTPYQQTPHSSQTPRYGSSTPSQHSGSPFVHPGSTQMPPPRSRMGGYNDRDGGARSTPKYNNQRPPGDFRPRNKFPNDSFRSNTNSQPSPHRTNQFSASPRPAANNVQKSGSTPGLLSLGDSTPLWDE; the protein is encoded by the exons ATGGCCGATTTCTTGGATTCTGAGGCTGAAGAAAGTGAG CAGGAGGAGGAGGAGTTGGATCAACATGAGCGCAAAaggttgaaaaaaatgaaggcGGTGAGCGATAGTGAGGAGGAAGAAGATG ATGACGAAGACCGACTTCGGGAAGAGCTCAAGGATCTCATCGATGACAATCCTATTGAGGAAGATGATGACAGCGGCAGTGATTCGGATGCTCCTGGTGGCGGCAATAAGAAGCGTAAGCAAAGTGACGACGAAGACGAAATTGATGACCGCTTGGAGGATGATGATTACGACCTCATTGAGGAGAATCTGGGAGTGAAAGTTGAAAGG AAACGATTCAAacgtctgaaaaaaatcactgacGAAGGAAGCGATGATGACGAACCGGTGGATGACGGTCTCAATAGGGAAGTCATTGCCGAGCAGCTGTTTGAGGGTTCTGGGGACGAAGTAAGTATTACAGCTAGGGAAAGCTTACGAACAATATTTAATGTTTATCGATTTCTACAGCAGGACGATGAGCACCAGTCCGAACGTGAGAGTAATCGCGATCTTCAGTTCAACAACACGGAAAATCCCGATGACGACGAGGAAGAGGAATCAGATGCCGATGATTTCATTGTTGGTGATGATGGTGTTCCGATAAGCGATAAACGGAAGAAAAAGAAACACATCTTCACGGATGC atcaTTGCAGGAAGGTCAGGACATCTTCGGTGTTGATTTTGATTACGAGGAATTCGAAaagtatgatgatgatgaatacGAAGACGAAACGGAAGTTGACGATGAGTACGAGGAGGATGGCGGAGAGCAATCTGAGGAACGTTCCAAACGTCCTAAGAAGCAGGCTCGCAAAAgaacatcgaaaaaaactatatTCGATATCTTCGAACCAAGTGAGCTCAAGCGGGGTCATTTCACCGATCTAGATAATGAAATTCGAAAGACGGATATTCCCGAACGAATGCAGTTACGCGATGTTCCAATCACACCGGTGGCAGAAGGATCGAATGAGCTGGAGGAAGAGGCCGAATGGATATACCAGCAGGCGTTCTGTAAACCGCCGGTTTCAAATCAGGAGAATTACAGCCGCAAATCCTCCTCGGCGGTTCCCAAAATAAAGCAAGCTTTAGATTTTATGCGCAACCAACATTTAGAGGTTCCGTTCATTGCGTTCTACCGGAAAGAATATGTGCAGCCTGATTTAAATATTAACGACCTGTGGAAGGTGTACAAATACGACGCGAAATGGTGCCAGCTCACATCACGTAAGAACAATCTCCTGAAGCTATTCGAAAACATGAGAAACTATCAGTTAGATAAAATCATGGAAAAACCTGATGATCCTATTCCTGACACGATGAGAGTCATCAAGGATGAAGATATTGACAGGCTGAGATCGGCACAATCTCCTGAGGAGTTGAAAGATGTTCACAATCACTTCCTGCTGTACTATGCACACGAAATTCCCGTAATGCAGGAACAAATCAAGCGCAAGGAACATGAGAGAATTAGACGGGAAAAGCTCGAGGCTCGGAGGAAGGCCCTTGAGAATAGTGAAGAAGATGTTGAAGGTATCGacttggaaaatcttgaaatcGAGGAAGAACCGTACCAAGAGGAAGCTGTAAAGCTGAAAATTGACTCCGGCCCTTACGCAATGTGCCGAAAAGGTGGCCTTTGTGGACTGGCGAAACGTTTTGGATTGACACCGGAACAGTTCGCCGAGAATGTACGTGACAGTTATCAGCGACATGAGGTCGAACAAGAGGCTACCGATCCATCGAGTGTGGCTACGGAATATGTGAACAATCGTTTCACAACGGTTGAAGATGTTCTGCATGCCGGTAAATTTATGGTAGCAAGACAGATAGCGAAAGAGCCGCTGCTCCGGAAGTATGTTCGCGAACTGTACTACGAACGAGCGAAGCTGAGCGTGCGACCGACCAAGCAGGGCATgaaggaaatcgacgagaatcATGCTTGCTACTCGATGAAGTACCTCAAGGACAAACCAGTCCGTGAGTTCACCGGGGATCAGTTTCTTAAATTGTGTATTGCGCAGGATGATAAACTCCTGACGATTACCATTTCCGAGCGAATCGAAGGTTCGCAGGCTTCCGTGGAGTTCATCGATGAAGTGAAGGCGATGTACCAGAAGGATGAGTTCTCTAAAAATGTCCAGGAGTGGAACACACTGCGTGCGGAGTGCGTAGAGTTGGCGTTCACGAAGATGGTTCTGCCCGATTTGAGACGCGAGTTGCAATCGATTCTGTTGGAGGAATCAAAGGACGCGGTGCTCAAAATATGCTGCCGGAAGTTGTACAACTGGATCAAGGTTGCGCCCTATAGTCCGG CGTTCGAGGTCGATGACGATGACTACGACTGGGAAACGTCCCGGGGGATACGCGTAATGGGCGTTGCGTATGTGCCCGACTACACACAGTCGGCATTCGCTGCAATAATAAATCCGGATGGCGAGGTGATGGATTATCTACGTATTCCCCATCTGATGAAGCGCAAAAACGCATTCAGACAGGACGAAAAGGAACTTAAGGAAGGCGATCTGCAATCGATGACGGATTTCATCCGAAATAAGAAACCCCACGTGATTGTGATTGGCGGGGAATCTAAGGAAGCGTTGATGGTTCAGAAAGATTTCCAAGAGTGTATTAAGAATCTGCGAGAAGAACAGCAATTCCCGGAGATTGCAGTAGAGATTATGGACAATGAACTGGCTAAGATTTATTCCAATTCCAACAAGGGCACCGGTGATTTTCGTGAATATCCTCTGCTTCTGCGTCAGGCGATATCGCTGGCTCGAAGAATGCAGGATCCGCTCATAGAATTCTCTCAGCTGTGTACAGCGGACGAGGAAATATTGTGCCTGCGCTATCATAATCTGCAGGATCAGCTGACCAAGGAGGACTTGCTAGAAAATTTGTATCTCGAATTCATTAACCGAACAAACGAAGTTGGGTTAGATATCAATCTAACGGTACAAAATTCTATCACTATTAATCTGGTTCAGTTCATATGTGGTCTCGGTCCCCGAAAGGGACAAGCGTTGGTCAAAGTTCTCAAGCAAACAAATCAACGGTTAGAGAATCGAACACAGCTTGTCACTGCCTGTCACATGGGGCCAAAGGTGTTCATCAATTGCTCTGGATTTATAAAAATCGATACAAACTCGTTGGGTGACAGCACAGAGGCCTATGTTGAAGTGCTGGACGGATCTCGTGTTCATCCTGAAACCTACGAGTGGGCACGCAAAATGGCAGTAGACGCATTAGAATATGACGATGAAGACGCCAATCCCGCCGGTGCTTTGGAGGAAATCCTCGAATCTCCGGAACGCTTgaaagatttggatttggaCGCTTTTGCCGTTGAATTGGAACGCCAGGGCTTCGGTAATAAGAGCATCACCCTATATGATATTCGGGCTGAGCTCAATTCTAGATATAAGGACCTTCGAACGCCATATCGTTCCCCCACAGCGGAAGAATTATTCGACTATTTGACGAAAGAAACACCGGAGACGCTATATGTCGGTAGAATAACACTCGCAACAGTGATTGGAATTAGTCATCGTAAACCGCAAGGGGAACAGTTGGATCAAGCAAATCCTGTTCGAAACGATGAAACTGGTCTTTGGCAATGCCCATTCTGTATGCAAAGCGAGTTTCCTGAACTTTCGGAAGTGTGGAACCACTTCGACGCCGGCGAATGTCCTGGGCAAGCGACAGGAGTTCGGCTGAGGTTTGACAATGGATTGTCGGGATTCATTCACATTAAGAATATTTCCGACAAACACGTGAAAAACCCCGAGGAGCGCGTACAAAACGGCCAAACCATTCATgtgcgaataacgaaaattgaCGTCGAACGATTCGCTCTCGATTGCTCGTCAAAAAGTTCCGATTTGGCGGATAAAAATAACGAATGGAGACCCAGAAAGGATGCGTTCTACGATCAGGAAGCAGAAGACAAGGATAATAAGAAAGAATCCGATTCGAAgaaacaacaacagcgacagcaATACATCAAAAGAGTCATTGTGCATCCATCTTTCCACAATATTTCGTACGCCGAAGCGCTGAAAATAATGGAACAGCTCGATCAAGGAGAAGTAATAGTGAGACCATCAAGCAAGGGTTCTGATCACCTGACGGCCACCTGGAAAGTCACCAAAGATATTTACCAGCACATCGATGTACGCGAGGAGGGAAAAGAAAACGTCTTCAGTTTAGGCCAATCACTTTGGATAGGCAACGAAGAATTTGAGGATTTGGACGAAATCATTGCTCGGTATATTAACCCGATGGCTTCGTACGTCAGGGACTTGCTGAATTATAAATACTACAAAGATACAAACGGTGGTATGCGTGATAAGGCCGAAGAAATTCTGAAggaggaaaaaaagaaaaatcccAACAAAATACACTATGTGATTTCCGTGGCAAAGAACTATCCCGGAAAGTTCCTGCTGTCGTACTTACCTCGAACAAAGTTTAAACACGAATACGTGACGGTCACACCGGAGGGGTTCCGATTCAGGCAGGAAAATTTCGACTCGGTCAACTCATTGCTTAAATGGTTCAAAGAGCATTTCCGAGATCCGATACCATCAGCAACTCCTTCAAGTACACCGAGAGGAAGCGCTTCCGTATCACGCACGCCGTACTCAGGATCTCCCATGTTCA atgATTCTAAGTCGTCAACAGGGGTGCCTTATTCTGTGAATTCGGGTTCACAATCAGGCGGCCGCACGCCCCGTTATGGGTATACTCCAGGGGATTTTGGAAGCTCCAGCAACTATGTCACGACT CCTTACACACCAAGTGGCCAAACGCCCTACATGACACCATACCAGCAGACACCTCATTCTTCCCAAACACCGAGGTACGGATCTTCGACTCCATCCCAGCACTCCGGTAGTCCTTTTGTGCATCCGGGATCAACCCAAATGCCACCCCCACGGAGCAGAATGGGTGGCTACAACGATCGCGATGGTGGTGCGAGGAGTACACCAAAATA CAATAACCAGCGTCCACCTGGTGATTTTCGCCCTAGAAACAAATTCCCGAATGATTCCTTCCGCTCGAATACCAACTCACAGCCGTCGCCACATAGAACAAATCAGTTCAGTGCGAGTCCACGACCGGCAGCGAACAACGTACAAAAATCTGGCAGCACACCGGGTCTATTGTCGCTAGGAGATTCCACACCATTGTGGGACGAGTAG